GGCGCATCGCCGCGCAGCAACTGGCATTGCACGCCTCGGAATCGCTGGCCGAGGAGCGTGCACTGCGTTTGCAGGCCAAGCAGGAGGCGCTGGACCTGCAACTGCGCGCCAACGAGGTGCTGGAAGCGCGGGTCTACGAACGCACCCGTGCGTTGGAAGAAGTTCGCCACGGCCTGGAGGCCGCCAATGCCGAACTGATGCGCTTGAGCACCACCGATTCGCTGACCCAGTTGGCCAATCGTCGGCGTTTCGATCGTTTGCTGGACGAGGAAATCCGTCGTGCGCGGCGCGCGGGCAGTCCGCTGTCGGTGTTGCTCGCCGATATCGATCACTTCAAACGGGTCAACGACAGCTACGGCCACCCCTTCGGTGACGAGTGTCTGCGCCAGGTCGCGGCAGTGCTCGCCGCCCATTGCCAGCGCGCCGGCGATGTCGCGGCGCGCTATGGCGGCGAGGAGTTCGTCGTCCTGCTGCCGGGGCTCGCCGCCGAACAGGCCGTCGCCCTGGCGCAATCCATCCGCTGCGCGATCGCTCACCTGCAGCTGCAGCATGGCGAACAGCCGGTGATGCTGACCATAAGCCTCGGCGTCGCCACGCTGACATCCTCGCTTGTAACGCCGGCCGATCTGCTGGCTGCGGCGGATGCGGCGCTCTATCAGGCCAAGAATGCCGGCCGTGATCAGGTGGTGCTGGCTCCCGGCAGATGCATCAGCGAAGACGGCCCGGCCATTACGCCTCAGTCGGTATGAACCGCACCCGCACCAGCAGGCCGCCGAGAGCGCCCTGATCGAGGCTGATCTCGGCGCGATGGGCGCGGACGATTTCGCCGACGATGGCCAGCCCGAGGCCGGCGCCATGGCCGCCGGTGTCGCGGCGGTAGAAGCGGGCGAAGACGCGATCACGCTCGACAGCGGGGATGCCCGGACCGTCGTCCTCCACCTCCAGCACGGCGCCGTCGAGCACCCGCAGCACCACGTTGCCGCCGTTGCCGGTGTGCGCCAGCGCGTTGTCCAGCAGGTTGCTCAGCAGTTCGCTGATCAGCGTCGGCTCGCCGTCGATCCATACCGGGGCCTCGGCCTCCAGCGCCAGGGCGACGCCGCGCTTGTGCGCCAGGGCGGCCATCGCCAGGCCCAACTCGCGGGCCAGCTGCGACAGGTCCAGACGCTGCGCGCCGCCCTCGGCGATGGATTGCGCACCGCTTTCGATGCGCGCCAGCGAGAGCAGCTGGTTGGCCAGGTGGATGACCTTGTCGGTGCTTTGCCCGGCATCTTCCAGGGTGCTGCGCCACGCCGCCGGTTCGGCTTCGCGCAGGCCCAACTCGATCCGCGCCTTGAGCGCCGCCAGCGGCGTGCGCAACTCGTGGGAGGCATCGGCGATGAAGCGCGCCTGGCGTTCGAACTGCCCACGCAGGCGCTCGGTGAACTGGTTGAGCGCCGCCACCAGCGGTTTCAGCTCGCGTTGCACGCTGATCATCGGCAGCGGCCGCAGATCATCCGGTGCGCGCTCCTGCACCGCCTCGCTGAGCTGGCCCAGCGGTCGCAGCGCGGCGCTGACCGCCAGCCATACCAGTACCAGCGCGGCAAGCGCCAGCAGGCCGACGCGCCACAGGGTGTCGGTGAGCAGGCCGCGCGCCATGCGCTCGCGGGCGCCGAGGGTTTCGGCCACGCGGATTTCGGCGATGCCGTTGAGTTCCGGCTCGCTGACCGGTTGCAGCAGGCTCACCAGGCGTACGCCCTGGCCCTGGAACTCGCCGTCGTAGAAGCGCGCCAGCGCCGGATAGTCGTTAGTGCGCGGGACGTCGGCGGCGGGTGCCGGCAGGTTTTCGTAACCACTGACCAGGCGCCCCTGGATGTCCAGCACCCCGTAGTAGATGCGCCCGGCACTGTCGTAGGCGAAGGTGTCCAGCGCCACGTAGGGCACGTTGGCGCGCAGCACGCCTTCATGGGTGACCAGGCCATCGGCGATGGCCCGGGCCGAGGCGAGCAGGGTGCGGTCGTAGGCGGTGTCGGCGGCGGCACGGCCGTTCCAGTAGGCGCTCAGACCGCCGAACAGCGACAGCAGCGCGAGCAGGACTGCCAGCCGCCGCAGCAGGCGCGCGCGCAGGCTGCCGGCGAGCGCTTGCTCAGCCATCGAGCGCTTCGAGCAGGTAGCCGAGGCCGCGGAAGGTGACGATGCGCACCGGCTGGCCCTCGAGCTTCTTGCGCAGGCGGTGGATGTAGATCTCGATGGCATCGGCGCTGGCATCCTCGTCCAGGCCGAACACCTGGGCGGCCAGCTGATCCTTGCTCATCACCCGACCGGGGCGGGCGATCAGCGCTTCCAGCACGCCCTGCTCGCGCGAGGTCAGCGTCAGTGGCTCGTCGGCCAGGCTGAAGCGCCGCGCATCCAGGTCGTAGACCAGTGCGCCGCAGCGCTGCTGGCGTTCGCCGCCGCCGACGCTGCGCCGCAGCAGCGCCTTGACCCGCGCTTCCAGTTCGGACAGTTCGAACGGCTTGGCCAGGTAATCGTCGGCACCGAGGTTGAGGCCGTGCACGCGGTCGCTGACCTCGCCGCGCGCGGTGAGCATCAGTACCGGCAGCGTCTTGCCGCGCTCACGCAGGCGCGCCAGCACCTGAAAGCCGTCGAGTCGTGGCAGGCCGACATCGAGAATCGTCAGCGCATAGTCCTCGCTGGCCAGCGCCAGGTCGGCGGCGACGCCGTCGTGCAGCAGGTCCACGGTCCAGCCGGCGGCGCGCAATGCCTGCGCCACGCTTTCGGCCAGCTGGGGGTGGTCCTCGACCAGAAGAATTCGCATTGCCTGTCCTCTGCGATGGCGACGGAGCGCCAGTGTAGCGGCAGAACTTTCACGCCGCTGCCGGCTTTGCGCGCTGAAAGGCTGGCGAAAGCTTGACCGCCTAGGATCGCTCGCAGGTGGCTCGAACCACCCCGCGCGGCGCATGTGCCGTCACAACAAAAACAATAGTGGAGATACCCGATGCTGACTGCCGTCAGACGTTCACCCGCTCCTGCCCGTCTCGCCCTGGCCGTTGCCGCCGCCTCGCTGGCGCCCATGGCCCAGGCCGCATTCATCGAAGACAGCAGCGCTACCCTGCAGACCCACAACATCTACCTGAACCGCGATTTCCGCGAAGGCAGCGGCCAGTCCAAGCGCGAAGAATGGACCCAGGGTTTCATTCTCGACGTCCAGTCGGGCTTCACCGAAGGCACCGTCGGCGTCGGCCTCGATGCCCTGGGCATGCTCGGCGTCAAGCTGGATTCCGGTGGCGGACGCAGCGGCACCGACCTCCTGCCGGTACACGACGATGGCAGTACGCCGGACGAATTCAGCCGCCTGGGCCTGACTGCCAAGGCCAAGATCGCCGAGACCGAGCTGCGCTACGGCTCGCACATCCCCGAGATGCCTGTGGTGAAAGCCAGCGACAGCCGCACGCTGCCGCAGGTCTTCGAGGGCGCCACGGTCACCTCCACCGATATCGACGGCCTGACCCTCATCGGCGGCCGCCTGGACAAGGTGATCGACCGCGCTTCGACCAACTCCCAGGACCTGCAGCTGAACAACAAGAACGGCCGCTTCGCCAGCGCCGCCGAGGCCGATCACCTGACCTTCGCCGGTGCGGAGTATGCCTTCAACGAGAACCTCACCGGGCGCTATTACTACGGCGAGCTGGATGACGTGTACCGCCAGCACTTCTTCGGCCTGCTGGCGAACAAGCCGCTGAGCGACAACTCCGCGCTGAGTGCCGACCTGCGCGTGATGCTCAGCGACGACAGCGGCGCGGCCAATGCCGGCAAGATCGATAACCAGGCCTGGAACGGCATGCTCGGCTACAGCCTGGGCGGGCACAAGGTCAGCGTCGGCTACCAGCAGATGCGCGGCGATACCGGCTACGCCTACATCGACGGTGGTGATCCGTTCCTGGTCAACTTCGTGCAGATCAACGACTTCGCCAACGCCGACGAGCGCTCCTGGCAGGCCCGTTACGACTACAACTTCGCCGCCATGGGCATCCCCGGGCTGACCTTTCTGACCCGCTACATCTCCGGCGACAACGCCGAGTACAGCGGCGGCAACAATGGCAGCGAGTGGGAACGCGACATCGAGCTGAAGTACGTGGTGCAGAGCGGCCCGCTGAAGAACGTCGCGCTGCGCTGGCGCAACGCGATGTTCCGCTCCGACTTCGCCCGTGACGCCGATGAGAACCGTCTGATCGTCAGCTACAGCCTGCCGATCTGGTAAACAAAACAAGAACGCGAGGAATACCCGATGAAAACCAGACTCAGCCGTATCGCCCTGCTGTCGTCCTGCCTGCTGCTCTCCAGCCAGCTGCTGGCCGAACCCAAGCGCCCCGAGTGCATCGCCCCGGCCAAGCCCGGCGGCGGTTTCGACCTGACCTGCAAACTGGCCCAGAGCGGCCTGAAGGACAGTGGCCTGCTCGAAGCACCGATGCGCGTCACCTACATGCCTGGCGGTGTCGGCGCGGTGGCCTACAACGCGGTGGTCGCCCAGCGTGCGGCGGAAGCCGGCACCATCACCGCCTTCTCCAGCGGTTCGCTGCTCAACCTCGCCCAGGGCAAGTTCGGTCGTTACGACGAGAACGCCGTGCGCTGGCTGGCTGCGGTCGGCACCGACTACGGCGCCATCTCGGTACGCGCCGACGCGCCCTACCAGAACCTCGACGAGCTGATCGCCGCGGTGAAGAAGGACCCGGGCAGCGTGGTGTTCGGCGCCGGCGCCACCATCGGTGGCCAGGACTGGATGCAGACCGCGCTGATCGCCCGCGCTGCCGGTGTCGATCCGAAGAAGCTGCGCTACGTCGCCTTCGAGGGCGGCGGCGAGACGCTCACCGCCATGCTCGGTGGTCACGTGCAGGTCACCAGCAGCGGCCTCGGCGAAGTCACCCCGCAGCTCGATGCCGGCAAGATCCGCATCCTCGCCGTGCTCTCCGACGAGCGCCTGCCGGGCAAGCTGGCCGGGATTCCCACTGCCAGGGAGCAAGGCTACGACATCAGCTGGCCGGTGATCCGCGGCTTCTACATGGGGCCGGAGGTGCCTGACGAGGACTTCGACTGGTGGAAGACCCAGTTCGACACCCTGCTCGCCGATGAGGACTTCGCCAAGCTGCGCGAACAGCGCGACCTGTTCCCGCTGTCGATGACCGGCGACGAGCTGGAAGCCTTCGTCAAGAAGCAGGTGCAGGACTACAAGGCCTTGGCCGGCGAATTCGGCCTGGTCAAGTAACGCGAACCGGCCCGCGCTCGCGGACCGCACGGTCGACCCGGCAGCTGCCGGGTCGCCGAACCCCTGAGGTATCCCGTCATG
This DNA window, taken from Pseudomonas sp. FeN3W, encodes the following:
- a CDS encoding response regulator codes for the protein MRILLVEDHPQLAESVAQALRAAGWTVDLLHDGVAADLALASEDYALTILDVGLPRLDGFQVLARLRERGKTLPVLMLTARGEVSDRVHGLNLGADDYLAKPFELSELEARVKALLRRSVGGGERQQRCGALVYDLDARRFSLADEPLTLTSREQGVLEALIARPGRVMSKDQLAAQVFGLDEDASADAIEIYIHRLRKKLEGQPVRIVTFRGLGYLLEALDG
- a CDS encoding OprD family porin, which gives rise to MLTAVRRSPAPARLALAVAAASLAPMAQAAFIEDSSATLQTHNIYLNRDFREGSGQSKREEWTQGFILDVQSGFTEGTVGVGLDALGMLGVKLDSGGGRSGTDLLPVHDDGSTPDEFSRLGLTAKAKIAETELRYGSHIPEMPVVKASDSRTLPQVFEGATVTSTDIDGLTLIGGRLDKVIDRASTNSQDLQLNNKNGRFASAAEADHLTFAGAEYAFNENLTGRYYYGELDDVYRQHFFGLLANKPLSDNSALSADLRVMLSDDSGAANAGKIDNQAWNGMLGYSLGGHKVSVGYQQMRGDTGYAYIDGGDPFLVNFVQINDFANADERSWQARYDYNFAAMGIPGLTFLTRYISGDNAEYSGGNNGSEWERDIELKYVVQSGPLKNVALRWRNAMFRSDFARDADENRLIVSYSLPIW
- a CDS encoding sensor histidine kinase N-terminal domain-containing protein, whose protein sequence is MAEQALAGSLRARLLRRLAVLLALLSLFGGLSAYWNGRAAADTAYDRTLLASARAIADGLVTHEGVLRANVPYVALDTFAYDSAGRIYYGVLDIQGRLVSGYENLPAPAADVPRTNDYPALARFYDGEFQGQGVRLVSLLQPVSEPELNGIAEIRVAETLGARERMARGLLTDTLWRVGLLALAALVLVWLAVSAALRPLGQLSEAVQERAPDDLRPLPMISVQRELKPLVAALNQFTERLRGQFERQARFIADASHELRTPLAALKARIELGLREAEPAAWRSTLEDAGQSTDKVIHLANQLLSLARIESGAQSIAEGGAQRLDLSQLARELGLAMAALAHKRGVALALEAEAPVWIDGEPTLISELLSNLLDNALAHTGNGGNVVLRVLDGAVLEVEDDGPGIPAVERDRVFARFYRRDTGGHGAGLGLAIVGEIVRAHRAEISLDQGALGGLLVRVRFIPTEA
- a CDS encoding tripartite tricarboxylate transporter substrate binding protein, which produces MKTRLSRIALLSSCLLLSSQLLAEPKRPECIAPAKPGGGFDLTCKLAQSGLKDSGLLEAPMRVTYMPGGVGAVAYNAVVAQRAAEAGTITAFSSGSLLNLAQGKFGRYDENAVRWLAAVGTDYGAISVRADAPYQNLDELIAAVKKDPGSVVFGAGATIGGQDWMQTALIARAAGVDPKKLRYVAFEGGGETLTAMLGGHVQVTSSGLGEVTPQLDAGKIRILAVLSDERLPGKLAGIPTAREQGYDISWPVIRGFYMGPEVPDEDFDWWKTQFDTLLADEDFAKLREQRDLFPLSMTGDELEAFVKKQVQDYKALAGEFGLVK